The nucleotide window AGCGTATACTACTGGCTAAGGTATTCTCGGATTCTCAAGCTCTAACTTTCCAAACTTTTAAAACCTGTAGGATAGCCTTTAGTTTGGTGGTGAGGAAATGACGAAGAGAATTAGGCAACCAATCATAGCGGTTCTCGGTCACGTTGATCACGGCAAATGCCTACTTCCAGATGAGAAGGTTGTAGTTCCAAGCGTTGGTTTTGTAACATTAAAAGAGCTCTTCGAGACCGCTAGCAAAGTCGTTGAGAGGGACGATGAGAAGGAGATAAGGGAGTTAGACGAGAGAATTACAAGCGTTAATGGAGATGGCAAGACGGGCCTTGTGAAAGCCTCCTACGTCTGGAAGGTTAGGCACAAGGGGAAGGTCATCAGGGTTAAGCTGAAGAACTGGCACGGCGTAACGGTAACGCCAGAGCATCCATTTCTAACTACTAAAGGCTGGAAAAGAGCAGATCAGTTAAGGCCGGGCGACTATGTAGCTGTTCCAAGGTTCATACATGGAAACGAGGATGAAAAAATTTTCCTGTCCTACGTTAAGGTTAAAAAGTCGGGGGAGGAGTGGAAGGAGTACTTCTACTTGGCTGGGAGAAAAGGGAATATCGATGTCAACTTGCTCTTTGTAGCACCGAAAAGGTACGTGGTCGAGTTTCTCAGGGGGTATTTCGAGGAGAGATCTGAAGTTAAAGGAGAATCTGTTATAGTTGAGGCGAGGGAATTGGTTGAACCCCTATCCTTAGCCCTCCTCCGGTTTGGAATATTTTCAAAAATACAGGGAAGCAAACTCATCGTGACCGGGAAGAGGAACTTGGAGGCTTTCAAGGATTACATAGGGTTCAAAGACGAGAGAGAGAAAGCGCTAGAGGAAGCCATTGAAAAGGTCAAGGGTAGCGAGGTTTACCCGATATTTGAGGAGATTAGGAGGTTGAGGCTCCTCTTTGGCTTCACAAGGGAAGAGCTCGGAAGCTATGCTAAATACGAGAATAGTGAAGCACCGACATATGAGGAGCTCATGGAAATTTTAGATTTCATAGAGAGGGGTTCCCCAAGCTTAAGTAAGAAGATAGCGATACTAGAGGGTAAGCTAAAAGCTGAGCTAAGGGTGCTAGAGGAAGAGGGTTTAATAAAGGACGGAAAGCTAACCCCGCTTGGAAGGGAACTCTTGGAGGTTTGGCGCAACAGGGAGTTCGATTCCAAGGATGTGGATTACATTAGAAATATAGCCGAAACTTTAGTTTTCATCCCAGTTGAAAATGTCGAGGAAGAGGAGTACGATGGCTACGTCTACGATTTAACAACGGAAACACACAACTTCATCGCCAACGGAATACTCGTCCACAACACAACTTTACTCGATAGGATAAGGAAGACCAATGTGGCTGCGAAGGAGGCCGGCGGGATAACCCAGCACATAGGGGCTACAGAAGTTCCGATAGAAGTGGTTAAGAAGATAGCCGGGCCTTTGATAAAGCTTTGGAAGGCCGAGATAAAGCTCCCTGGGCTACTCTTCATAGACACCCCAGGGCATGAGGCTTTCACAAGCTTGAGGGCCAGGGGAGGTAGCTTAGCCGACCTAGCGGTTTTAGTCGTTGATATAAACGAGGGATTCCAGCCACAGACGATAGAGAGCATAGAGATACTGAGGAAGTACAGGACACCCTTCGTAGTTGCTGCAAACAAGATAGACAGGATAAAGGGATGGGTCATAGAGGAGGATGAGCCCTTCCTCATGAACATAAAGAAGCAAGATCAGAGGGCTGTCCAGGAGTTAGAGACCAAGCTTTGGGAACTTATTGGAAAGTTCTACGAGTTTGGATTTCAAGCTAACCGCTTCGACAGGGTTCAGAACTTTACGAGGGAGTTAGCAATAGTTCCAATATCCGCGAAGTACGGGATCGGGATAGCCGAGTTACTCGTTCTCATAGCTGGACTTAGTCAGAGATATCTGGAGGAGAAGCTAAAGATAGAGGTTGAAGGCCCGGCGAGGGGAACGATATTAGAGGTTAGGGAAGAGCCCGGACTCGGGCATACGATAGATGTGATAATTTACGATGGAACACTACACAAGGACGACACTATCGTCGTCGGTGGGAAGGATAAGGCCATAGTGACCAAGATAAGGGCACTACTAAAGCCGAAGCCCCTCGACGAGATAAGGGATCCAAGGTTTAGATTCGACTACGTTGATGAAGTAACAGCGGCGGCCGGAGTAAAGATAGCCGCTCCAGGACTTGAGGAGGCTCTGGCGGGTTCGCCGGTTATAGCAGCCCCAACCCCCGAAGATGTGGAGAAGGCTAAACAGGAAATATTAGAGCAGATAGAGAGGGTCGTCATAAGCACCGACAAGGTTGGAGTGATAGTGAAGGCAGATACCCTCGGTAGCCTTGAAGCCCTAAGCAAGGAGCTCCAGGAAAAGGAGATACCAATAAGGAAGGCCGACGTTGGAAACGTAAGTAAAACGGATGTCATGGAGGCCCTTAGTGTGAAGGAAGAGGAACCAAAGTACGGTGTCATCTTGGGGTTCAACGTGAAAGTAAACGAAGATGCAGAGGAAGTTGCAAAGGCGAAAGACGTTAAGATATTCGTTGGTAACGTTATCTACAAGTTAATAGAAGATTACGAAGAGTGGGTCAAGGAGGAAGAGGAGAAGAAGAAGAGGGAACTGCTCAGCAAAGTGACGTTCCCTGGGGTTATAAGGCTGTATCCAGATGAAAGGTACGTCTTCAGGAGGAGCAACCCGGCGATAGTGGGGATAGAGGTCATTGAGGGAAGGATAAAGCCTGGTGTGACTTTAATTAAGCAGAACGGTCAGAAGGTTGGCGTGATAAGGTCAATAAAGAGCAGAGACGAGTTTTTGCAAGAGGCTAAGAAGGGACAAGCTGTGGCTATAGCGATAGAGGGTGCCATAGTCGGAAGACATATCCACCCTGGAGAAACCCTCTATGTCGATCTCAGTAGGGATGATGCGATAACGCTACTGAAGCATCTGAGAGATACCCTTGAAGATACCGACATCAAGGCTTTGAAGATGATTGCAAAGGTCAAGGCAAAGGAAGACCCCTTCTGGAGGGCAATTTGATGCCTTCTTTTTTATTACAAATTAGTTTGTTACGTTTCAATTCTATTTTAGTCTTATTGGAACAAAACCGCCCCCCCCGCCCCGCCGGCGGGCCCCTTTCAATTCTATTTTAGTCTTATTGAAACACGCGCATTTCCTACAGATTGAACTTTTCTTTGGCTTGTTTCAATTCTATTTTAGTCTTATTGGAACCAGGTTGAGAGGCTGTAAACCTTAACTCCTCCATTATCACCACCAGCAACTCCTAGTAAACACTCTCCTCAGCTCCACTTTCCTCGGATCCGCCCCGCGAATAAACGCCTTTCAATTCTATTTTAGTCTTATTGGAACCAGGCAACTAGCTAATATTCAAGAAAATTTTTAAAAGTTTCTATTAAAGAAATCTAAGATTTAGTCAAATAAAGAATTTAGAATTTTTTCCTATTGATAAAAGTAATCATGGTCCTGTCTTTAGCCCATCTTCATTCTTAAATAGCATCCTTTCTTGGACTCCCATTCCCTTTTCTTCTCTATTGTTCTCAACCTTAACCATCCCAAAGCCTAACGAATTCTTCTCTCCAAAACCGACGACATAACCAACCTTAATCAGCTCGTCATCACCGTAAGCCTTGAAAACTAGATGCCAGGCCATCTGATAAATTCCCGGCTTAACTTCAAACCTCTTAGGCTTGGCCACTATTACTTCCATCTCAAAGTCATCCGGAGGTTTCTCCCCCTTTATCATCACGTACTTGTCCTTAAGGTTCTCTTTTATTAGAGTGTAGAACTCCTCCTCTAGGGGAGAAACATCGTACCTCTTCCCTTCCTTTACCATTGTAACGGCCACAGGTGAGAGCGTTATAAAAGTGGAACCACTAAACTTGGTTGGTTCCCTTAAAGTTTTAACCTCCTCCAAGTAGAACCTCTCACCCCAGAGAACTATCTCAGGTTCCCTAAACAGTCCCGTTATAAAAGCCTCGGCTATCTCTGGAATGCACGTTGAGAAGTAGAAGAACCCCCTCTTAAATCCCAGGAAGTAGGGCAAACCCTTTGGGTGCTTCCTCTTTTCCGTCATGAATAGGGAGTACGTGAACATCTTAGGCCCCCTTGTCTCGTGGAGAAATGTACTAAGCCGTGGATTCACCATCTTTATCCTATTATATATTAAGCCCTGTAAATAGTACTGATGATTATATGGAACTTTGAACTTTCTTTCCTCTGGCCTAACTCTGATTAAGAACCTCATCATAATCACCTAATTGAAACAATCAACTACAATTATTAGTTAGAACCTTAAAAATTTTACTTTGGATACACGGCAAAATCCTCGAGAACGAGAACATCGAGGTTGGCTATCTTGGCAGTTCTTATTGCATCTCTGGGTGAGCAGACTATAGGTTCCCCGTGCATGTTAAACGAGGTGTTTAGGACTGCCCCAACTCCCGACTTCTCCTTGAACTTCCTTATTATTTCATAATATTCCCCCAACCACTCTGGAACGCTTTGAGGTCTCGTAGTTCCATCCACGTGAACCACTGCCGGCGCTACCTCGACGAACTCGTCGCTGGCCTTGTAGCTCATGGTCATGAACCTGTTGGGTTCCCCTGTTAGGTCCTCAATGTACTTGGGGAAGTCCTCCTCGAGTATTGATGGGGCGAACGGCTGGAAAACGTCCCTCTTCAAAGCTAGATTAAGTTTCTCCTTAACTTTCTCATCCCTGGGATCCGCGAGTATTGACCTGTGCCCTAATGCCCTGGGGCCGTACTCTAGCTCTCCCTGGAAGAGGCCGACTATCTTACCATCAACCAACGAATCCGAGACAAAGGATGGAACGTCAACCTCTTCGTACTCAAGCTTCTCCCTTTTAAGGACATCCTCAAC belongs to Pyrococcus abyssi GE5 and includes:
- the infB gene encoding intein-containing translation initiation factor aIF-2, encoding MTKRIRQPIIAVLGHVDHGKCLLPDEKVVVPSVGFVTLKELFETASKVVERDDEKEIRELDERITSVNGDGKTGLVKASYVWKVRHKGKVIRVKLKNWHGVTVTPEHPFLTTKGWKRADQLRPGDYVAVPRFIHGNEDEKIFLSYVKVKKSGEEWKEYFYLAGRKGNIDVNLLFVAPKRYVVEFLRGYFEERSEVKGESVIVEARELVEPLSLALLRFGIFSKIQGSKLIVTGKRNLEAFKDYIGFKDEREKALEEAIEKVKGSEVYPIFEEIRRLRLLFGFTREELGSYAKYENSEAPTYEELMEILDFIERGSPSLSKKIAILEGKLKAELRVLEEEGLIKDGKLTPLGRELLEVWRNREFDSKDVDYIRNIAETLVFIPVENVEEEEYDGYVYDLTTETHNFIANGILVHNTTLLDRIRKTNVAAKEAGGITQHIGATEVPIEVVKKIAGPLIKLWKAEIKLPGLLFIDTPGHEAFTSLRARGGSLADLAVLVVDINEGFQPQTIESIEILRKYRTPFVVAANKIDRIKGWVIEEDEPFLMNIKKQDQRAVQELETKLWELIGKFYEFGFQANRFDRVQNFTRELAIVPISAKYGIGIAELLVLIAGLSQRYLEEKLKIEVEGPARGTILEVREEPGLGHTIDVIIYDGTLHKDDTIVVGGKDKAIVTKIRALLKPKPLDEIRDPRFRFDYVDEVTAAAGVKIAAPGLEEALAGSPVIAAPTPEDVEKAKQEILEQIERVVISTDKVGVIVKADTLGSLEALSKELQEKEIPIRKADVGNVSKTDVMEALSVKEEEPKYGVILGFNVKVNEDAEEVAKAKDVKIFVGNVIYKLIEDYEEWVKEEEEKKKRELLSKVTFPGVIRLYPDERYVFRRSNPAIVGIEVIEGRIKPGVTLIKQNGQKVGVIRSIKSRDEFLQEAKKGQAVAIAIEGAIVGRHIHPGETLYVDLSRDDAITLLKHLRDTLEDTDIKALKMIAKVKAKEDPFWRAI
- the cas6 gene encoding CRISPR-associated endoribonuclease Cas6 yields the protein MRFLIRVRPEERKFKVPYNHQYYLQGLIYNRIKMVNPRLSTFLHETRGPKMFTYSLFMTEKRKHPKGLPYFLGFKRGFFYFSTCIPEIAEAFITGLFREPEIVLWGERFYLEEVKTLREPTKFSGSTFITLSPVAVTMVKEGKRYDVSPLEEEFYTLIKENLKDKYVMIKGEKPPDDFEMEVIVAKPKRFEVKPGIYQMAWHLVFKAYGDDELIKVGYVVGFGEKNSLGFGMVKVENNREEKGMGVQERMLFKNEDGLKTGP